The following proteins come from a genomic window of Geomonas sp. RF6:
- a CDS encoding DNA polymerase Y family protein, producing MDREILHITVPAFPIALSRVVDSALRGRPVAVAPLNSERALLQCVSSEAASDGVFAGTPIFRARKVCPSLIVIPPDPDLLARGSRALSELSGEFTPVVEPGQGRVFLDLTASRRLFGPARDVAARLEKRIAGEMGLQAMAGAGINKLVSRVAADALPEPGVFDVFPGSEKDFLAPFPVSVLPGVGEARQQILFRDLNLQFVEHVARLTVPQLRLAVGPFAPLLHDRACGIDRSPVQPPRQSGEIVEEGLLSREENDDEVILSELLRLVEGCGLRLRRLRKGAREIALAVTYADGVTEEGKRLLKRPVSLDLMLLAEVEELFYSTCKRRQRVRALRLSCGRIGEDAGQMELFAPEVGEVSPRQLALQETLDALREKHGKGVVCWGKGIVPGRESVAVAEDAPEWDPERTRYMTLTKSGK from the coding sequence GTGGACAGGGAAATCCTCCACATAACGGTTCCCGCTTTTCCTATCGCTCTTTCCCGCGTCGTTGACAGCGCGCTGCGCGGCAGGCCGGTGGCGGTGGCGCCGCTGAACTCCGAGCGGGCCCTCCTGCAATGTGTCTCCTCGGAGGCGGCTTCCGATGGCGTCTTTGCCGGCACGCCGATCTTCCGGGCTCGGAAGGTCTGTCCTTCCCTCATCGTCATCCCTCCCGACCCGGATCTCCTCGCTCGCGGCAGCCGCGCTCTTTCGGAGCTTTCGGGGGAGTTCACGCCGGTCGTCGAGCCGGGGCAGGGGCGGGTCTTTCTCGACCTCACCGCGTCGCGCCGGCTTTTCGGGCCTGCCCGTGACGTGGCGGCGCGGCTGGAGAAGAGGATTGCGGGGGAGATGGGTCTCCAGGCGATGGCGGGGGCAGGGATCAACAAACTCGTCTCCCGTGTCGCGGCCGACGCTCTTCCCGAGCCGGGGGTCTTCGATGTCTTTCCGGGGTCGGAGAAGGATTTTCTGGCGCCCTTTCCGGTTTCGGTCCTGCCCGGTGTCGGGGAGGCGCGGCAGCAGATCCTTTTTCGGGACCTGAATCTCCAGTTTGTGGAGCATGTGGCGCGGCTTACGGTGCCGCAGCTGCGGCTGGCGGTGGGACCCTTCGCGCCGCTTCTCCATGACCGAGCCTGCGGCATCGATCGCTCGCCGGTGCAGCCGCCGCGTCAGAGCGGGGAGATCGTGGAGGAGGGGTTGCTGTCGCGGGAGGAGAATGACGACGAGGTCATCCTTTCGGAGCTCCTGCGACTGGTCGAGGGGTGCGGTCTGAGGCTGCGGCGTCTCCGGAAGGGGGCGCGGGAGATTGCTCTTGCTGTGACGTATGCGGATGGCGTCACGGAGGAGGGGAAGAGGCTCCTGAAGCGGCCGGTGTCCCTTGATCTGATGCTGCTGGCGGAGGTGGAGGAGCTCTTTTACTCTACGTGCAAGAGACGGCAAAGGGTGCGGGCTTTGCGCCTTTCGTGCGGACGCATTGGTGAGGATGCGGGGCAGATGGAGCTCTTCGCGCCGGAGGTGGGGGAGGTGTCGCCGAGGCAGCTGGCGCTGCAGGAGACGCTCGATGCGCTGAGGGAAAAGCATGGCAAGGGCGTGGTGTGCTGGGGGAAGGGGATTGTGCCCGGCAGGGAAAGCGTTGCTGTCGCGGAGGATGCTCCGGAGTGGGATCCGGAGAGGACGCGGTATATGACGCTGACCAAGAGCGGGAAGTAA
- a CDS encoding ATP-binding protein — translation MAETASDSRLTPFKITLIYVAFGIFWLLSDSYLKVFFADPIAFERFSTTKGWSLLGITAFFLYRIVQRHEEELDASQHSLGRMNRAHRALSACSQALVRNTEEEELMKEVCRIIVECGGYRLAWVAAAQHDEEKRVLPVAQWGFEEGFLNTLNLTWADTERGQGPTGHALRSGQPYVVQQIQTSPNYELWRDETLKRGYAASIALPLLEDGHPFGVLNIYAAEPDAFDPDEVELLEELSRDLAYGVVTLRLQSAKRQTDKAHKVHAAVLEQSPLGIILYGTDGSINYVNASFERLSGYDRMELVGRDGRILANNDRNEAFFRSVTDVFSYAEDRRAKLTFLARNDARQELDAVFSPVRNELGSIISYAAVLRDMTHEVELERQLLQAQKMEAIGTLAGGIAHDFKNILGAIITATEMTLTKLPPGSGREMLEVVLKAAMRGKSLVQQIMAFSRQKEQERQPVRLEQVLRECIVFLRASLPSTIEIRHDLPDGLGAVLADPTQIHQVIFNLCTNSSHAMQEKGGVLEIALSRVEVTPENLPFPSMHSGEYLRITVSDTGHGMSPEVQQHIFDPFFTTKKPGEGTGLGLSVVHGIVKSHGGTITVSSKLGEGTVFQLFFPLLLTVAEGVEPTAIGKIPGGTERILLVDDDEDLVVVVEKMLQSLGYEVLAATSSVAALKKFIAEPGRFDIIITDQTMPQLTGCELATAIRNVRPEMPIILCSGYNDESQGSISPEEVAAVGFREMLPKPVDCAQMAGAIRRALETHK, via the coding sequence ATGGCTGAGACTGCTTCAGACAGTAGACTGACTCCATTCAAGATAACTCTCATCTATGTCGCCTTCGGCATCTTCTGGCTCCTGTCCGATTCCTACCTCAAAGTATTCTTCGCCGATCCAATAGCTTTTGAACGATTTTCCACCACGAAAGGGTGGTCCCTTCTCGGGATCACTGCGTTTTTCCTCTACCGGATCGTGCAGCGCCACGAGGAAGAGCTGGATGCCTCCCAGCACTCCCTTGGGCGGATGAACCGCGCCCACAGGGCGCTGAGCGCCTGCAGCCAGGCGCTGGTGCGCAACACCGAGGAAGAGGAGCTGATGAAGGAGGTTTGCCGCATCATCGTGGAGTGCGGCGGCTACCGGCTGGCGTGGGTGGCGGCCGCCCAGCACGATGAAGAGAAAAGGGTGCTCCCGGTGGCGCAGTGGGGGTTCGAGGAGGGATTCCTCAACACCCTCAACCTCACCTGGGCGGACACCGAGAGGGGGCAGGGGCCAACCGGCCACGCGCTGCGCTCGGGGCAGCCGTACGTCGTGCAGCAGATCCAGACGAGCCCCAACTACGAGCTGTGGCGCGACGAGACGCTGAAGCGCGGCTATGCCGCCTCCATCGCACTCCCCCTTCTCGAGGACGGGCACCCCTTCGGGGTACTGAACATTTATGCTGCGGAGCCTGACGCCTTCGATCCGGACGAGGTCGAGCTCCTGGAGGAGCTGTCGCGCGATCTGGCCTATGGTGTGGTGACGCTTAGGCTGCAAAGCGCCAAGAGGCAGACGGACAAGGCGCACAAGGTCCACGCGGCTGTGCTGGAGCAGTCGCCGCTAGGGATCATCCTGTACGGGACCGACGGCTCCATCAACTACGTCAACGCCTCCTTCGAGCGGCTGAGCGGCTATGACCGCATGGAACTTGTCGGGAGAGACGGCCGCATCCTCGCCAACAACGACCGCAACGAGGCCTTTTTCCGCTCGGTGACCGATGTCTTCTCCTATGCGGAGGACCGGCGCGCCAAGCTCACCTTTCTCGCCCGCAACGACGCGCGCCAGGAGCTCGATGCCGTATTCTCGCCGGTACGGAACGAGCTCGGCTCGATCATAAGCTACGCGGCGGTGCTGCGGGACATGACGCACGAGGTCGAGCTGGAGAGGCAGCTCCTGCAGGCGCAGAAGATGGAGGCTATCGGCACCCTCGCAGGGGGGATCGCCCACGACTTCAAGAACATCCTCGGCGCGATCATCACAGCCACCGAGATGACCCTGACGAAGCTCCCTCCGGGAAGCGGCCGAGAGATGCTGGAGGTCGTCCTGAAGGCGGCGATGCGGGGAAAGAGCCTTGTGCAGCAGATTATGGCCTTCAGCCGCCAAAAGGAGCAGGAGCGGCAGCCGGTGAGGCTGGAGCAGGTGCTGAGGGAATGCATCGTCTTCCTGCGAGCCTCGCTCCCCTCGACGATCGAGATCCGCCACGACCTGCCGGACGGGCTGGGCGCGGTGCTGGCGGACCCGACCCAGATCCACCAGGTCATCTTCAACCTGTGCACCAACTCGTCCCATGCGATGCAGGAAAAGGGGGGAGTGCTGGAGATCGCCCTCTCCAGGGTGGAGGTCACGCCGGAAAACCTGCCCTTTCCCTCCATGCACTCCGGCGAGTATCTGAGGATCACGGTGAGCGACACCGGGCACGGCATGAGCCCCGAGGTGCAGCAGCACATCTTCGATCCTTTCTTCACCACCAAAAAGCCGGGGGAGGGGACCGGTCTCGGGCTCTCGGTGGTGCACGGCATCGTCAAGAGCCACGGCGGCACCATCACCGTGTCGAGCAAGCTCGGGGAGGGGACGGTATTCCAGCTCTTCTTCCCCCTTCTACTAACGGTCGCCGAGGGGGTGGAGCCGACGGCGATCGGGAAGATCCCGGGGGGGACGGAGCGGATCCTTCTCGTGGACGACGACGAGGATCTGGTGGTGGTCGTGGAAAAGATGCTGCAGAGCCTGGGGTACGAGGTGCTGGCAGCTACCAGCAGCGTCGCTGCGCTGAAAAAGTTCATCGCGGAGCCGGGACGATTCGATATCATCATTACCGACCAGACGATGCCGCAACTGACCGGGTGCGAGCTCGCGACTGCGATCAGGAACGTGCGTCCGGAGATGCCGATCATCCTCTGTTCCGGGTACAACGACGAGTCGCAGGGGAGCATTTCCCCTGAGGAGGTGGCAGCGGTCGGTTTTCGGGAGATGCTGCCGAAGCCTGTCGACTGCGCGCAGATGGCCGGGGCAATACGGCGGGCGCTGGAGACGCACAAATAG
- the lexA gene encoding transcriptional repressor LexA → MTPKQKKVLDFISRYRERQGYQPTQQEIAHGCGFESLGTVQHYLRVLERDGHLSRQWNAKRGLQLSPAQPISTSSELPLVGIVAAGLPVEALQLPDAMEVPSAMAGPGNVVYEVRGDSMVEMGIMDGDYVAVHPQPVAENGQTVIAEVNGSITIKKYVKKKDRIELHPANAAMSPIIVTTEDEFHIRGVLVGCMRFYRKWTGKSST, encoded by the coding sequence ATGACGCCTAAGCAGAAGAAGGTCCTTGATTTCATCAGCCGTTACCGCGAGCGGCAGGGGTATCAGCCTACGCAGCAGGAGATTGCGCACGGGTGCGGGTTCGAGAGCCTTGGGACCGTGCAGCATTACCTGCGGGTGCTGGAGCGGGACGGGCATCTTTCGCGACAGTGGAATGCAAAGCGCGGTCTTCAGCTTTCTCCGGCGCAGCCGATTTCTACCTCATCTGAACTCCCTCTGGTGGGGATCGTGGCGGCGGGGTTGCCGGTGGAGGCTCTGCAACTGCCGGATGCCATGGAGGTTCCGTCGGCTATGGCTGGTCCCGGCAATGTGGTCTACGAGGTCCGCGGCGATTCGATGGTGGAGATGGGGATTATGGACGGTGACTATGTCGCGGTTCACCCGCAGCCGGTGGCCGAGAACGGGCAGACCGTCATCGCGGAGGTGAACGGCTCCATCACCATCAAGAAGTATGTCAAAAAGAAGGATCGTATCGAGCTCCATCCGGCCAACGCGGCCATGTCCCCCATCATCGTCACTACTGAGGACGAGTTCCACATCCGCGGGGTGCTGGTCGGTTGCATGAGGTTTTATCGCAAGTGGACAGGGAAATCCTCCACATAA
- a CDS encoding B12-binding domain-containing radical SAM protein, with amino-acid sequence MKIVLVTLHAKYVHASLALPCLAAACRDLEKVDCRIMELTVNEQQDRLLTRLVAAETDVILFSCYIWNMELTLKIASDLKQVAPETFVVLGGPEASYGAFEIMERNAGIDCIVRGEGEVTCRELLQALRDGTPLEGVEGITYREDGDIVANPERELIARLDTIPSPFAAGLVDLQKPLVYLETSRGCPFSCAFCMSAMQEGVRTFGMDRIKSDLRLLLEAGVPTVKFVDRTFNYDAVRSEEIWNFILKENRKSSFHFEIAAQLLNEPLLALLRQVPPDTFRFEIGVQSTGEDTLSRVGRRSDLEKLFANVQRLLQETAVTVHLDLVAGLPGETFPAFLGSLQKLIDLHPHHIQVEVLKVLKGTPMRGISREEKYRYSEAAPYKVLQTPWLTFQEIRRIEGISRLVDQLYNSERFAASLKVFGEAMPLAQFFAAAADFFEEEGNGGLISLSGLFDTLWRFGKEVLDDRQRERLQDALCFDYCLTGYPGGNLPSFFPSRPAQKKKVAAAEPARSGERVRYFQWTFERDYRETPWREEATELTFIYRSAPGEGLKVETAET; translated from the coding sequence ATGAAAATCGTTCTGGTAACGCTGCACGCAAAATATGTCCACGCATCCCTTGCCCTCCCCTGCCTTGCCGCCGCCTGCCGCGACCTCGAAAAGGTCGACTGCCGCATCATGGAGCTCACAGTCAACGAGCAGCAGGACCGCCTTCTGACGCGACTTGTCGCCGCCGAAACCGATGTCATTCTCTTTTCCTGCTACATCTGGAACATGGAGCTGACGCTGAAGATCGCCTCGGACCTGAAGCAGGTCGCGCCGGAAACTTTCGTCGTACTGGGGGGCCCCGAGGCATCGTATGGCGCCTTCGAGATCATGGAGCGAAACGCCGGGATCGACTGCATCGTGCGTGGCGAGGGCGAGGTCACCTGCCGGGAGCTGTTGCAGGCATTGCGCGACGGCACGCCGCTGGAGGGGGTAGAGGGGATCACCTACCGGGAAGACGGCGACATTGTAGCCAATCCGGAGCGGGAACTGATAGCACGGCTCGATACCATCCCCTCCCCTTTCGCGGCCGGACTCGTTGACCTGCAAAAGCCCCTCGTGTACCTGGAGACCTCGCGCGGCTGCCCCTTTTCCTGCGCGTTCTGCATGTCCGCCATGCAGGAGGGCGTCCGCACCTTCGGTATGGACCGGATAAAGAGCGATCTGCGCCTTTTGCTGGAGGCAGGGGTACCGACGGTGAAGTTTGTCGACCGCACCTTCAACTACGATGCGGTGAGAAGCGAGGAGATCTGGAATTTCATCCTGAAGGAAAACAGGAAGAGCTCCTTTCACTTCGAGATCGCGGCACAACTTCTGAACGAGCCCCTTCTGGCGCTTCTGCGTCAGGTGCCGCCCGATACCTTCCGTTTCGAGATAGGGGTGCAGTCGACCGGGGAGGACACCTTGAGCCGGGTCGGGAGACGCTCGGATCTGGAGAAGCTCTTTGCCAATGTGCAAAGACTTTTGCAGGAGACCGCGGTGACGGTGCATCTCGATCTCGTCGCCGGCCTGCCGGGGGAAACCTTCCCCGCCTTTCTCGGCTCGCTGCAGAAGCTGATCGATCTCCATCCGCACCACATCCAGGTCGAGGTGCTCAAGGTGCTGAAGGGGACTCCGATGCGGGGGATATCGCGGGAAGAGAAGTACCGCTACTCGGAAGCGGCGCCGTACAAGGTGCTGCAGACCCCGTGGCTAACCTTCCAGGAGATTCGCCGCATCGAAGGGATCTCCCGGCTCGTCGACCAGTTGTACAACAGCGAAAGGTTTGCCGCCTCACTGAAGGTGTTTGGCGAGGCGATGCCGCTTGCACAGTTTTTTGCCGCGGCAGCGGACTTTTTCGAAGAAGAGGGAAACGGCGGCCTGATCTCCCTTTCCGGTCTTTTCGATACGCTCTGGCGCTTCGGCAAAGAGGTGCTGGACGACAGGCAAAGAGAGCGGCTGCAGGATGCATTATGCTTCGACTACTGCCTTACCGGCTATCCCGGCGGCAACCTCCCCTCCTTCTTCCCATCGCGACCGGCACAGAAAAAGAAGGTGGCAGCGGCCGAGCCCGCACGAAGCGGCGAGCGGGTGCGCTACTTCCAGTGGACTTTCGAAAGGGATTACCGGGAGACGCCGTGGCGCGAAGAGGCGACCGAGCTGACCTTCATCTACCGCTCGGCTCCAGGAGAAGGGTTAAAGGTCGAAACAGCTGAGACATAG
- a CDS encoding sigma-54-dependent transcriptional regulator, with the protein MANILIIDDDDLMSAVLQQMVRDMGHDALCARTLREGLASVSAQPFDVVFLDVHMPDGNGLDHLPRIHDLTNAPEVIIITGSGDPQAAELAIKSGAWDYIEKGATLKEITLPLVRAIQYRQEKVEARAKGVTSLKREGIVGNSSRIAECLDLVAQAAANDSNVLITGETGTGKELFARAIHANSGRASGTFVVVDCAALPETLVEGLLFGYEKGTFTGAEKAREGLVGQANGGTLFLDEVGELPMANQKAFLRVLQERRFRPLGGSKEVESDFRLVAATNRDLDAMVQEGRFRGDLLFRLRAFTIELPPLRERHDDIKELARFQTDRLCERYGLGPKGFSPDFLSALCEYPWPGNVRELVNAMERSLASARFEPTLFSKHLPIEIRVRAARASLDHETSVGVSVPQPELPTFRQCCEDACDRAAQEYLHNLLAATSGNFAESCRISGLSRSRLYALLNKHKIKL; encoded by the coding sequence GTGGCAAACATCCTTATCATAGATGACGATGACCTGATGAGCGCGGTGCTGCAGCAGATGGTGCGGGACATGGGGCACGATGCGCTGTGCGCCCGCACCCTGCGGGAGGGGCTGGCGAGCGTGTCGGCGCAGCCTTTCGACGTCGTCTTTCTCGACGTGCACATGCCGGACGGCAACGGCCTCGATCACCTGCCGCGCATCCACGATCTGACGAATGCACCGGAAGTCATCATCATCACCGGATCGGGAGATCCGCAGGCAGCGGAGCTCGCCATCAAGAGCGGCGCCTGGGACTATATCGAGAAGGGAGCGACGCTGAAGGAAATCACCCTGCCGTTGGTGCGGGCAATCCAGTACCGGCAGGAGAAGGTGGAGGCGCGGGCCAAAGGGGTGACCTCCCTGAAGAGGGAAGGGATCGTAGGGAACTCGTCCAGAATTGCCGAGTGCCTCGACCTCGTCGCGCAGGCCGCGGCAAACGACTCCAACGTGCTGATCACGGGGGAGACCGGGACGGGGAAGGAGCTTTTCGCGAGAGCCATACACGCCAACAGCGGCAGGGCGTCCGGGACATTTGTGGTGGTAGACTGCGCGGCCCTTCCGGAGACGCTGGTGGAGGGACTTCTCTTCGGCTACGAAAAGGGGACCTTTACCGGCGCGGAGAAGGCGAGGGAAGGTCTGGTAGGACAGGCAAACGGCGGCACCCTTTTTCTCGACGAGGTGGGGGAGCTGCCGATGGCAAACCAGAAGGCGTTCCTGAGGGTGCTGCAGGAGAGGAGGTTTCGCCCGCTGGGGGGGAGCAAGGAGGTGGAGAGCGACTTTCGACTCGTCGCCGCGACAAACCGCGATCTCGATGCCATGGTGCAGGAGGGACGCTTCCGCGGGGATCTCCTTTTCCGGCTGCGGGCCTTCACCATAGAGCTGCCGCCGCTGCGGGAGCGCCACGACGACATCAAGGAGCTGGCGCGCTTCCAGACCGACCGGCTCTGCGAGCGATACGGGCTCGGGCCAAAGGGGTTTTCCCCCGACTTCCTCTCGGCGCTGTGCGAGTACCCGTGGCCCGGGAACGTGCGTGAGCTCGTCAACGCCATGGAGCGTTCTCTCGCCAGCGCGCGCTTCGAGCCGACCCTCTTTTCCAAGCACCTCCCCATCGAGATCCGTGTTCGCGCAGCGCGGGCGTCACTCGATCATGAAACCTCTGTCGGGGTCTCAGTTCCCCAGCCAGAGCTGCCGACCTTCCGGCAGTGCTGCGAGGACGCCTGTGACAGGGCCGCGCAGGAGTACCTGCACAATCTTCTCGCCGCCACGAGCGGAAATTTCGCCGAGTCGTGCCGCATCTCCGGGCTCTCCCGCTCCCGCCTCTACGCGCTTCTCAACAAGCACAAGATAAAGCTTTAG
- a CDS encoding DNA polymerase III subunit alpha, whose amino-acid sequence MSFTHLHVHSSFSPSWGIHSPEALCAAARGMGCSALALTDRNGLYAIPRFVDAARDAGMAPIIGAEAVTARNRALLLARSEEGYANISRLLSDLHCRADFDLVQSLLLFRADVVVISDDAKIVGALKKESHPALFVELSPGHALHRSLSLARELKLPPVATSRALFLAREDFHLHRVLRAIHLNTKLSRLRPEDTACDADMLYPPERLAEFFPHCPEALENVSRVASLCRSDWDFSRTIFPAFRNLCDIDAFSELERRARAGALWRYGSITDAVETRLVKELSMIRDKGFSHYFLVVEEISKQSERTCGRGSAAASLVAYCLGITHVDPIRHNLFFERFLNEGRTDPPDIDIDFPWDERDEVLDFAFARYGARRAAMVSNQVGFKGRSALREVAKVYGLPDTEIKEMTERISGFWKADQSAAAMAGHPLFRGETLSRDWQEILWTAKRLNGHLRHLSLHCGGLVIVPDEIRRYVPVEISRKELPLIQWEKDQAEDAGLVKIDILGNRSLAVIRDAMAAVKSRYGISIDYASWSPLEDEKTCTLLRRGGTIGCFYLESPSIRLLLRKIWGEVPAPGTEELDLFEVLVQSSSIIRPAANSFIQEYVARLQGKPWQHLHPLLESVLDETCGIAIYQEQITQIAMALAGFTPHEGDQLRKIITKKHREKKLADYRRLFFEGGMKNGVTEVTLAAIWDQILSFSGYSFCKPHSASYAHLSAKASYMKANHPAEFMAAVISNQGGYYCAFAYISESRRLGLAILPPDINESAYPYTSEGEGIRVGLMQIDGLTRDGAGKILKERSERGRFSSFRNFMNRTAMTRADAERLVRAGCFDALEGVERRPALVWEILHFQQQSSGLLFEQQTELPQAPPYDEKTVLRQEVESLGFLVSRHPLTLYREEWLRHKPLKARDMLKASGKWVTMVGWWITTKTVEDKHGRPMEFISFEDTTAIFDTTFFPDVYARFCRKLSQKRPYLLKGVVDVEFGVPTLRVKWVGFLGG is encoded by the coding sequence TTGTCTTTTACCCATCTCCATGTTCACTCATCGTTTTCCCCCAGTTGGGGGATCCATTCGCCGGAGGCGCTGTGCGCGGCGGCGCGGGGGATGGGGTGCTCGGCGCTCGCGCTCACGGACCGCAACGGCCTCTACGCTATCCCCCGCTTCGTCGATGCGGCGCGGGATGCCGGTATGGCTCCGATCATCGGGGCGGAGGCGGTGACGGCGCGAAACCGCGCCCTGCTCCTGGCGCGCAGCGAGGAGGGATATGCCAACATCTCCCGCCTCCTGTCCGATCTCCACTGCCGCGCCGACTTCGACCTCGTCCAGTCTCTCCTCCTTTTTCGCGCCGATGTCGTCGTCATCTCCGACGACGCCAAGATCGTTGGCGCACTGAAAAAGGAGAGCCACCCGGCGCTCTTTGTTGAACTCTCCCCCGGTCACGCGCTGCATCGCTCCCTTTCGCTCGCCAGAGAGCTGAAGCTCCCGCCTGTCGCCACTTCCCGCGCCCTCTTTCTCGCCAGGGAGGATTTCCACCTGCACCGTGTGCTGCGCGCCATTCACCTCAACACCAAGCTCTCCCGGCTGAGACCTGAAGATACCGCCTGCGACGCGGACATGCTCTATCCGCCGGAGAGGCTTGCGGAGTTCTTCCCCCATTGCCCGGAGGCGCTGGAAAATGTCTCCCGCGTCGCCAGCTTGTGTCGCAGCGACTGGGATTTTTCCCGCACCATTTTTCCCGCCTTCCGAAACCTCTGCGATATTGATGCATTCTCCGAGCTGGAACGGCGCGCCCGGGCGGGGGCGCTCTGGCGCTACGGCTCCATCACCGACGCCGTCGAGACGCGCCTAGTGAAGGAGCTCTCCATGATCCGCGACAAGGGGTTCTCCCACTACTTCCTCGTGGTGGAGGAGATTTCCAAGCAGTCGGAGCGGACCTGCGGTCGGGGGAGTGCCGCGGCCTCTCTGGTCGCCTATTGCCTCGGCATCACCCATGTGGACCCCATCCGCCACAACCTCTTCTTCGAGCGCTTCCTCAATGAAGGGCGCACCGACCCTCCGGACATCGACATCGACTTTCCGTGGGACGAGCGGGACGAGGTGCTCGATTTCGCCTTTGCCCGCTACGGCGCGCGCCGGGCTGCGATGGTGTCGAATCAGGTCGGGTTCAAGGGGCGCTCGGCGCTGCGCGAGGTGGCGAAGGTGTACGGGCTGCCGGACACGGAGATAAAGGAGATGACGGAGCGGATTTCCGGCTTCTGGAAGGCGGACCAGTCTGCCGCGGCGATGGCGGGACACCCGCTTTTCCGCGGCGAGACGCTGTCGCGCGACTGGCAGGAGATCCTCTGGACGGCGAAGCGCCTGAACGGCCACCTGCGCCACCTTTCGCTGCACTGCGGCGGCCTTGTGATCGTGCCGGACGAGATCCGCCGCTACGTGCCGGTGGAGATCTCGCGCAAGGAGCTCCCCCTCATCCAGTGGGAAAAGGACCAGGCGGAGGATGCGGGGCTGGTGAAAATCGACATCCTCGGCAACCGCTCCCTCGCCGTGATCCGCGACGCGATGGCGGCGGTGAAGAGCCGCTACGGCATAAGCATCGATTACGCTTCGTGGAGCCCGCTGGAGGACGAAAAAACCTGCACGCTCCTTCGCCGGGGGGGCACCATCGGCTGCTTCTATCTCGAATCCCCTTCGATTCGCCTCCTTTTGAGAAAGATCTGGGGGGAGGTGCCGGCACCGGGGACGGAGGAGCTCGATCTTTTCGAGGTGCTGGTGCAGTCCTCCTCCATCATTCGCCCTGCGGCCAATTCCTTCATTCAGGAGTACGTGGCAAGGCTGCAGGGGAAGCCGTGGCAGCATCTCCATCCGCTGCTGGAGAGCGTGCTGGACGAGACGTGCGGCATCGCCATCTATCAGGAGCAGATCACCCAGATCGCCATGGCGCTCGCGGGCTTCACGCCGCACGAGGGGGATCAGCTGCGCAAGATCATCACCAAGAAGCACCGGGAAAAGAAGCTCGCGGACTACCGCAGGCTCTTTTTCGAGGGGGGGATGAAAAACGGCGTGACGGAGGTGACACTGGCGGCGATCTGGGACCAGATCCTTTCCTTTTCCGGATACTCATTCTGCAAGCCGCATTCGGCAAGTTACGCCCATCTCAGCGCCAAAGCCTCGTACATGAAGGCAAACCACCCGGCGGAGTTCATGGCGGCGGTGATCTCCAACCAGGGGGGTTACTACTGCGCCTTTGCCTACATCTCGGAGTCGCGGCGGCTCGGCCTCGCGATCCTCCCCCCGGACATCAACGAGAGCGCCTACCCCTACACGAGCGAGGGGGAGGGGATACGTGTGGGACTGATGCAGATAGACGGGCTCACGAGAGACGGGGCCGGGAAGATCCTGAAGGAGCGGAGCGAGCGGGGGAGATTCAGCTCCTTCAGGAATTTTATGAACAGGACCGCCATGACGCGGGCGGATGCGGAGCGGCTGGTGCGGGCGGGGTGCTTCGATGCGCTCGAGGGGGTGGAGCGGCGCCCGGCGCTGGTGTGGGAGATCCTCCATTTTCAGCAGCAGTCGTCGGGTCTCCTTTTCGAGCAGCAGACGGAACTGCCGCAGGCGCCGCCGTACGATGAGAAGACCGTGCTGCGACAGGAGGTGGAGAGCCTCGGTTTCCTGGTGTCGCGCCACCCTCTTACCCTGTACCGGGAGGAGTGGTTGCGCCACAAGCCGCTGAAGGCGCGCGATATGCTGAAGGCGTCGGGGAAATGGGTGACGATGGTGGGGTGGTGGATCACCACAAAGACAGTGGAGGACAAGCACGGCCGCCCGATGGAGTTCATATCGTTCGAGGACACGACGGCGATTTTCGACACCACCTTCTTTCCCGATGTCTACGCCAGGTTTTGCCGGAAGCTGTCGCAAAAGCGGCCGTATCTTCTAAAGGGGGTGGTCGATGTGGAGTTCGGCGTGCCGACGTTGCGGGTGAAGTGGGTGGGATTTCTCGGGGGATAG